A stretch of the Lactuca sativa cultivar Salinas chromosome 9, Lsat_Salinas_v11, whole genome shotgun sequence genome encodes the following:
- the LOC111907555 gene encoding probable RNA 3'-terminal phosphate cyclase-like protein, protein MGKVSYMKLKGSQNLRQRLLLSTLASTPILIEDIRADATWPGLLPHEVSFLRLLETISDDCHVEINETGTKLKYKPGIVMGGGYLEHDCGLSRSIGYFLEPLIVLGLFGKKPLSIKLKGITNDPKDPSVDTFRSTTLPLLKRFGVPSEGLELKIESRGVAPKGGGEVTLSVPIVHNSLKAVTWTDEGMVKRIRGISFSTRVSVQFENTMIHAARGIFNRLLPDVHIFTDHKAGAQAGNSPGYGISLVAETTSGCFISVDTTNSYARGDNDDNEMDVDEKKELMPPEEVGEQIASLLLGEIEQGGVIDSSHQGLLFLLCALCPQDVSKIRVGKLVPYGIETLRNIRDFLGVKFVIKPDPTTGTVMLKCIGCGLTNLSRKLS, encoded by the exons atGGGGAAGGTATCGTATATGAAGCTTAAAGGTAGTCAAAACCTAAGGCAACGACTACTTCTATCAACTCTCGCTTCAACACCGATTCTAATCGAGGATATTCGTGCCGACGCCACCTGGCCTGGACTACTTCCTCATGAGGTCTCGTTTCTCCGCCTTCTCGAGACAATCTCCGATGACTGTCATGTCGAAATCAACGAAACTG GGACGAAGTTGAAATACAAACCTGGGATAGTGATGGGTGGAGGATATCTTGAGCATGATTGTGGATTGAGTAGATCAATTGGCTATTTTCTGGAACCTTTGATTGTTCTTGGTTTGTTTGGGAAAAAACCCCTTTCCATTAAGCTCAAAG GGATAACAAACGATCCTAAAGACCCATCTGTTGATACATTCAGATCAACAACTTTACCTCTATTAAAACGTTTTGGAGTTCCTTCAGAAGGATTAGAATTAAAGATTGAAAGCCGTGGGGTTGCTCCTAAAGGAGGTGGTGAAGTTACCCTATCAGTTCCCATTGTCCACAACAGTTTAAAG GCAGTTACATGGACTGATGAAGGTATGGTGAAAAGAATAAGGGGAATTAGTTTTTCAACAAGAGTATCAGTTCAATTTGAAAACACAATGATACATGCTGCTCGTGGAATCTTCAATCGTTTGCTTCCCGATGTTCATATATTCACTGATCATAAAGCTGGTGCACAAGCTGGAAA TTCGCCTGGTTATGGGATTTCATTGGTAGCCGAAACAACATCTGGGTGTTTTATATCTGTGGACACCACAAATTCTTATGCTAGAGGTGATAATGATGATAATGAGATGGATGTTGATGAAAAGAAAGAACTTATGCCACCAGAGGAAGTTGGTGAGCAAATTGCTTCCCTTTTACTTGGGGAGATCGAGCAAGGTGGTGTCATAGATTCTTCACACCAG GGTTTGTTGTTTCTACTTTGTGCATTGTGTCCACAAGATGTATCGAAGATTCGTGTGGGAAAGCTTGTGCCTTATGGGATTGAGACGTTGAGGAATATAAGAGATTTTTTGGGTGTTAAATTTGTGATTAAGCCCGACCCCACGACAGGAACAGTCATGCTTAAATGTATTGGATGTGGATTGACAAATTTGTCAAGGAAATTGTCTTGA